One window from the genome of Choloepus didactylus isolate mChoDid1 chromosome 2, mChoDid1.pri, whole genome shotgun sequence encodes:
- the LOC119527074 gene encoding 60S ribosomal protein L10a-like has protein sequence MSQKVSRDTLYEAVREVLHGNQRKRQKFLETVELQISLENYDPQKDKHFLGTVRLKSAPHSKFSVCVLGDQQHCDEAKAVDIPHMDIEAVKKLKKNKKLVKKRAKNYDAFLATESLIKQIPQILGPGFNKAGKFPSLLTHDENMVAKVDEVKSTIKFQMKKVLCLAVAVGHVKMTDDELVYNIHLAVKFLVSLLKKNWQNVQALYIKSTMGKPQRLY, from the coding sequence ATGAGCCAAAAAGTGTCTCGTGACACCCTCTACGAGGCGGTGCGGGAAGTCCTGCATGGGAACCAGCGCAAGCgccaaaagtttttggaaacgGTGGAGCTGCAGATCAGCTTGGAGAACTATGACCCTCAGAAGGACAAACATTTCTTGGGCACTGTCAGGCTTAAGTCTGCTCCCCACTccaagttctctgtgtgtgtccTGGGAGACCAGCAGCACTGTGATGAGGCCAAGGCTGTGGATATCCCCCATATGGACATCGAAGCCGTGAAGAAACTCAAGAAGAATAAGAAGCTGGTGAAGAAACGGGCCAAGAATTATGATGCCTTTTTGGCTACTGAGTCCCTGATCAAGCAGATTCCACAAATCCTGGGCCCAGGCTTCAATAAGGCTGGCAAATTCCCATCCCTGCTGACCCACGATGAGAACATGGTGGCAAAAGTTGATGAGGTGAAGTCCACAATCAAGTTCCAGATGAAGAAGGTGCTGTGTCTAGCTGTGGCTGTTGGCCATGTGAAGATGACAGACGATGAGCTTGTGTACAACATCCACCTGGCTGTCAAGTTCCTGGTATCACTCCTCAAGAAGAATTGGCAAAATGTCCAGGCTTTATACATCAAGAGCACCATGGGCAAGCCCCAGCGCCTGTACTAA